A genomic region of Ensifer adhaerens contains the following coding sequences:
- a CDS encoding LysM peptidoglycan-binding domain-containing protein, giving the protein MIKNKAGWVAITVLVAATALMVFVVQPNLRGDGKKPADEPVAGGATQSNDTASASGGPQATDATAKPQDAKAAEAAKSGEAAGTAAEQTANAAPTNAPAENPAVPGFDVLRVEPDGSTVIAGHAEPGSKLEILSGDTVVGTADVGATGDFAAVFDKPLPAGDYQLTLRSTGEDGTVKSSEEVATVSVPKDPSGQLLAMVSKPGEASRLMTTPEAGKTEAGQPAEVASTATQSPLATGDASSAPAKAVGVPGLQVSAVEIEGSKMFVAGSAKPRALVRVYADDKLLGEMKADDKGNFVVDGEIELTVGSHIIRADMLNEDGSKVAMRASVPFDRPAGSQVAAVAPSSTPSATAGLDGVRAEAGKALALLKGLYANGKVPTGEQLAAARSATEIALKSLADFRLADNSDQVLAATAARASKAAADALAALKAAPQDAPSVASALAKVDASVGPVLAERGSATPASDEQALPKGNAPAQGELAKAMGAGSAVVSDAVTTPAPSTETAAASPTQEEPQTVQQEPLKESKSSVIIRRGDTLWQISRRVYGAGLRYTTIYLANQDQIEDPDRIRPGQVFGVPDKALPDDESREIHRKHMKHEQ; this is encoded by the coding sequence ATGATCAAAAATAAGGCCGGCTGGGTGGCCATTACTGTGCTCGTGGCAGCGACAGCGTTGATGGTATTCGTGGTGCAACCGAATCTGCGTGGCGACGGCAAGAAGCCGGCGGACGAGCCGGTTGCAGGCGGCGCGACCCAATCGAACGACACCGCTTCGGCCTCCGGTGGCCCGCAGGCGACCGATGCGACGGCAAAGCCACAGGATGCAAAGGCTGCCGAAGCCGCGAAGTCCGGCGAGGCCGCCGGCACCGCGGCCGAACAGACAGCCAATGCTGCGCCGACGAACGCGCCCGCCGAAAATCCGGCCGTTCCCGGTTTCGACGTGCTGCGCGTCGAGCCTGATGGTTCGACCGTGATCGCCGGGCATGCGGAGCCGGGTTCGAAGCTCGAGATTTTGAGCGGTGACACCGTTGTCGGCACCGCCGATGTCGGTGCGACGGGCGACTTCGCCGCAGTCTTCGACAAGCCTCTGCCGGCTGGCGATTATCAGTTGACGCTGCGCAGCACCGGCGAGGACGGCACAGTGAAGAGTTCCGAAGAGGTTGCGACCGTTTCGGTTCCGAAGGATCCGTCCGGCCAACTTCTCGCCATGGTATCGAAGCCGGGTGAGGCAAGCCGGCTGATGACGACACCGGAGGCCGGCAAGACGGAAGCCGGGCAACCGGCTGAGGTCGCGTCGACTGCGACGCAGTCGCCGCTAGCGACCGGCGATGCATCCTCCGCCCCGGCAAAGGCAGTCGGCGTTCCCGGCTTGCAGGTGAGTGCCGTCGAGATCGAGGGCAGCAAGATGTTCGTCGCCGGCAGCGCCAAGCCGCGTGCGCTGGTGCGGGTCTATGCGGATGACAAGCTGCTCGGCGAAATGAAGGCCGACGATAAAGGCAATTTCGTCGTCGATGGCGAGATCGAGTTGACCGTGGGCAGCCACATCATCCGAGCCGACATGCTGAACGAGGATGGCAGCAAGGTTGCCATGCGTGCATCCGTTCCCTTTGATCGTCCCGCCGGTTCGCAGGTTGCCGCAGTGGCACCGTCAAGCACGCCTTCGGCGACCGCCGGTCTTGATGGCGTACGCGCTGAGGCTGGCAAGGCCCTGGCTCTGTTGAAGGGGCTCTACGCCAACGGCAAGGTGCCGACAGGCGAGCAACTCGCCGCTGCGCGTTCCGCCACGGAAATTGCTCTGAAGTCGCTGGCCGATTTCCGGCTCGCCGATAATTCCGATCAGGTACTGGCGGCAACAGCGGCGCGGGCGTCGAAGGCGGCAGCCGACGCCCTGGCAGCCTTGAAGGCCGCGCCGCAAGATGCGCCGAGCGTTGCTTCGGCGCTTGCCAAGGTCGACGCGTCCGTCGGCCCGGTTCTGGCCGAACGCGGCAGCGCGACGCCGGCGTCGGACGAACAGGCCCTGCCGAAGGGTAATGCTCCGGCACAGGGCGAACTGGCGAAGGCCATGGGCGCAGGCAGTGCAGTGGTCAGCGATGCGGTAACGACGCCGGCACCGAGCACGGAGACCGCAGCGGCTTCCCCCACGCAGGAAGAGCCGCAGACGGTCCAGCAGGAACCGCTCAAGGAAAGCAAGTCTTCCGTGATCATCCGTCGCGGCGACACCTTGTGGCAGATTTCGCGGCGCGTCTATGGTGCAGGCCTGCGCTACACCACCATCTATCTCGCCAATCAGGATCAGATCGAAGACCCGGATCGCATTCGCCCGGG
- the rarD gene encoding EamA family transporter RarD — protein MAEPKAPAENTDSAKGFAFALTAYLLWGFLPFFMKAVAHIPAPEVVAHRIVWSVPLAGLVLLWLGRTDDIKTALRSPRMLCMAALTAVLITINWGIYVWAIGAGRAIETALGYYINPLFSIFLGAVLLKERPNPAQMVAIALAASAVAVLAFDAGGLPWVSIGLCLSWGFYAFFRKTLPVGPNQGFFLEVLLLSVPAIGYIIWLETTGQGHFGDTGMADVLWLLSCGIVTAVPLMIYANGAKLLRLSTIGIMQYIAPTMIFVIAVFVFHEPFGTAKLIAFGLIWAALVIYTGAMLAESRARRALLSSPAE, from the coding sequence ATGGCCGAGCCGAAAGCACCCGCCGAAAATACCGATTCCGCGAAAGGCTTTGCCTTCGCGCTTACCGCCTATCTGCTTTGGGGCTTCCTGCCCTTCTTCATGAAGGCGGTTGCCCACATCCCGGCGCCGGAAGTGGTGGCGCACCGGATCGTGTGGTCGGTGCCGCTCGCGGGTCTCGTGCTGCTCTGGCTCGGACGCACCGATGACATCAAGACGGCGTTGCGCTCGCCGCGCATGCTGTGCATGGCGGCGTTGACCGCCGTGCTCATCACCATCAACTGGGGCATCTATGTCTGGGCAATCGGTGCGGGGCGCGCCATCGAAACCGCGCTCGGCTACTACATCAATCCGCTCTTCTCGATCTTCCTCGGCGCGGTGCTTTTGAAGGAGAGGCCGAACCCGGCGCAGATGGTTGCAATCGCGCTCGCTGCCTCCGCCGTCGCCGTGCTCGCCTTCGATGCCGGCGGTCTGCCGTGGGTGTCGATCGGTCTCTGCCTGTCTTGGGGTTTCTACGCCTTCTTCCGCAAAACCTTGCCGGTTGGGCCCAATCAGGGCTTCTTCCTCGAAGTCCTGCTGCTGAGCGTGCCTGCCATCGGTTACATCATCTGGCTGGAGACAACGGGGCAGGGACATTTCGGTGACACCGGCATGGCCGACGTCCTGTGGCTGCTGTCCTGCGGCATCGTCACGGCCGTGCCGCTGATGATCTATGCCAACGGCGCCAAGCTCCTGCGCCTGTCGACCATCGGCATCATGCAGTACATCGCGCCGACGATGATCTTCGTGATCGCCGTCTTCGTCTTCCACGAGCCCTTCGGCACGGCAAAGCTCATCGCCTTCGGTCTGATCTGGGCGGCGCTGGTGATCTATACCGGCGCGATGCTGGCCGAAAGCAGGGCGCGCCGCGCCCTGCTTTCAAGCCCCGCCGAATAA
- the cimA gene encoding citramalate synthase: MTSERIYLFDTTLRDGQQTPGIDFSVEDKIAIASLLDAFGMDYIEGGYPGANPTDTEFFTRKRTQKASFVAFGMTKRAGVSASNDPGLAALLAAKSDAICLVAKSWDYHVEVALGCTNEENLDNISASVDAVVASGREAMVDCEHFFDGYKANPAYALACAKAAFDAGARWVVLCDTNGGTQPPEVREIVAAVIAAGVPGANLGIHAHNDTGQAVANSLAAVEAGVRQIQGTLNGIGERCGNANLVTLIPTLALKETYSSRFETAIDADRLQELTKLAHSFDELLNRSPDQQAPYVGASAFATKAGIHASALLKDPRTYEHVAPESIGNLRKVMVSDQGGKANFINALKRRGIVVSKDDPKLDKLIAIVKEREATGYAYEGADASFALLASRILGTVPDFFHVESFRVMVERRFDANGQLKTVSEAVVKVVVDGETMMSVAEGHGPVNALDLALRKDLGKYQSEIADLELADYKVRILNGGTEAITRVLIESTDGTGARWWTVGVSDNIIDASFQALMDSIIFKLLKNRDHLGLIAAE; the protein is encoded by the coding sequence ATGACCAGCGAACGCATCTATCTCTTCGACACGACGCTACGGGACGGGCAGCAGACGCCCGGCATCGACTTTTCGGTCGAGGACAAGATTGCGATTGCGAGCCTGCTCGATGCGTTTGGCATGGACTACATCGAGGGCGGCTATCCCGGCGCAAACCCGACCGACACCGAGTTCTTCACGCGCAAGCGCACACAGAAGGCGTCCTTCGTCGCCTTCGGCATGACCAAGCGCGCCGGCGTTTCGGCATCCAACGATCCCGGACTCGCGGCATTGCTTGCGGCCAAAAGCGACGCCATCTGTCTGGTCGCCAAGAGCTGGGACTATCATGTCGAGGTGGCACTCGGCTGCACGAATGAGGAAAATCTCGACAACATCAGCGCCTCGGTCGACGCCGTTGTCGCCTCCGGTCGCGAGGCGATGGTCGATTGCGAGCACTTCTTCGACGGCTACAAGGCCAACCCGGCCTATGCGCTCGCCTGCGCCAAGGCCGCCTTCGATGCCGGCGCGCGCTGGGTGGTGCTCTGCGATACGAATGGCGGCACGCAGCCGCCGGAGGTGCGCGAAATCGTTGCCGCTGTGATTGCCGCCGGCGTGCCCGGCGCCAATCTCGGCATCCATGCCCATAACGACACAGGCCAGGCCGTCGCCAATTCGCTGGCGGCCGTCGAAGCCGGTGTACGCCAGATCCAGGGAACGCTGAACGGGATCGGCGAACGCTGCGGCAATGCCAATCTTGTCACGCTGATCCCGACGCTCGCGCTGAAGGAGACCTACTCCAGCCGTTTCGAGACGGCGATCGACGCCGATCGCCTGCAGGAACTGACGAAGCTCGCCCACTCCTTCGACGAACTTCTGAACCGCTCGCCCGACCAGCAGGCCCCTTACGTCGGCGCATCCGCCTTCGCCACCAAGGCCGGCATTCACGCTTCGGCGCTGCTCAAGGATCCGCGCACCTACGAGCATGTCGCGCCGGAAAGCATCGGCAACCTGCGCAAGGTCATGGTCTCCGATCAGGGCGGCAAGGCCAATTTCATCAACGCGCTGAAGCGCCGCGGCATCGTCGTCAGCAAAGACGACCCGAAGCTCGACAAGCTGATCGCGATCGTCAAGGAACGGGAAGCGACCGGGTATGCCTATGAGGGGGCGGATGCGAGCTTCGCGCTGCTCGCGAGCCGCATCCTCGGCACGGTGCCGGATTTCTTTCACGTCGAAAGCTTCCGCGTCATGGTCGAACGGCGTTTCGACGCCAACGGCCAGCTGAAGACGGTGTCGGAAGCGGTGGTGAAGGTGGTCGTCGACGGCGAGACGATGATGTCGGTCGCCGAGGGGCACGGACCGGTCAATGCCCTCGATCTCGCGCTGCGCAAGGATCTCGGCAAATACCAGTCGGAAATCGCCGACCTCGAACTGGCGGACTACAAGGTCCGTATCCTCAATGGCGGCACCGAGGCGATCACCCGCGTGCTGATCGAATCGACCGACGGCACCGGCGCGCGCTGGTGGACGGTGGGCGTGTCCGACAACATCATCGACGCATCGTTCCAGGCGCTGATGGACAGCATCATCTTCAAGCTGCTGAAGAACCGTGACCACCTGGGCCTGATCGCCGCCGAGTGA
- a CDS encoding TIGR00730 family Rossman fold protein encodes MSTQNSTIRSICVYCGSQPGRDNAYMESGRAFGRSIADHGLRLVYGGGTRGIMGAVASGVLSNGGEVTGIIPEFLMDKEATRHSLGQLNELIVTADMHERKHTMFERADAFVALPGGIGTLEEIVEIMTWAQLGRHRKPMVFGNINKFWRPMLDLLQHMRDEGFVHTAHLVQPLVVDDAEGIVPAILAAANGGKGRDGEAEIISKL; translated from the coding sequence ATGAGCACCCAGAACAGCACGATTCGATCCATCTGCGTCTATTGTGGTTCACAGCCCGGACGCGACAACGCCTACATGGAATCCGGCCGCGCATTTGGCCGTTCGATTGCCGATCACGGCCTTCGCCTCGTCTATGGCGGCGGCACGCGCGGCATCATGGGAGCAGTGGCCAGCGGCGTCCTTTCGAACGGCGGCGAAGTTACCGGCATCATCCCCGAATTCCTGATGGACAAGGAAGCCACCCGTCATTCGCTCGGTCAGCTGAACGAGTTGATCGTCACCGCCGACATGCACGAGCGCAAGCATACGATGTTCGAACGGGCCGACGCCTTCGTCGCTCTGCCGGGCGGCATCGGCACTCTGGAAGAGATCGTCGAGATCATGACCTGGGCGCAGCTTGGCCGTCACCGCAAACCGATGGTTTTCGGCAACATCAACAAATTCTGGCGACCGATGCTGGACCTGCTGCAGCACATGCGTGACGAGGGTTTCGTCCATACGGCGCATCTCGTGCAGCCGTTGGTCGTCGATGATGCCGAAGGCATCGTTCCGGCCATCCTTGCGGCAGCCAATGGCGGCAAGGGCCGTGACGGCGAAGCCGAGATCATCTCCAAGCTTTAA